AACATTACAGATATCTCAGCATTATAATTCCAAAACTGTAAGGAGAATAAGTGTTGAGAAATAATTCAAACAGTACGACAGATAAAGCCAACATTTAAGGCAGTCTTGTAAATAAATccagaattattttattcatgtCTAGTTTACCtaattttgttcaaaatttGTGCAATATTTCCCAAAAGATTTTGCAGCTAGCAGTTGTTTCCTCACACACACATCTTGCCTACTGAGTTGGTAAAGAGGTTATGACCACATTGAATCAAATAAATTCTGTTGACATTCAAAGGTCTGTGCAGAAAGAGTTTGCTTTTTACTACCTATTAAGTTCTCAATGACCACATCTAATGTACTCAGCAAAAGATACAGAATCACAAGCAGCTTAATTCAGGATCCATGTATTCACCTTTATCTAGGCACTGGATAAAGAGTGAAAAAGGCCATATCTATGCCTATCATGGTATTTATACAATTTTCTATGACTCTCAGTTTCTTCTAAAATagaataattatatttaaaaggCTGCTAGAAATAGTTATGGTAGTAAGCCTTCCTCATGTAGTGTCTGTCTCTAGTTAGGTTGTTGGATGATTTGTGCATAAAAGCCAAGAACAGTTCTGTACTCAGTATAACTATAGTCAGAATTTGCCTCCTTATTATAGTCAGAGTTTACCTCTTACTTAGTTTGGAAATAGCCTGTGAGCAAATCCTGCTAGTGACCACAGCCTTTAGTTAGCCATGTGACTGCAGATTGCTGTTGCTTTTCATGCACCTCTCTGTCACAAGCCCCACAGCCATACCTATGGGAGAGCATGAGggaacagcacagcagaagaagGTTCTCTTGAGTACCTTCAACCTTCCCTAAGGCTGGTTCCTGAGACCAGCCTACTGTtgaggtaaaaataaaacatttcttaaatatacaaaaatttttctcagaaagggtggtgaggcagtggcacaggctgcccagggaggtggtggagtccccGTCCCTGAacatgttcaagaaacatgtcACTCAGGGACATGGTTGGTGGGCACGATGgagatgggctggtggttggactagatgatcttagaggttttttccaaccttaatgattctatgattctgtgaaaatttgCCATTTCCACCTCTACAATACAACTGCTGGGCTCTCTCCTCCACTTCCATGCGGCACAACTcaaagccactctccatggGCCTTCAAGTCACTCACTACTGATGCTGTgaggctgcagccctgagccTGACCTGCCATGTCCCAGCTTTGTAGCCTCCTCCTCCCCATNNNNNNNNNNNNNNNNNNNNNNNNNNNNNNNNNNNNNNNNNNNNNNNNNNNNNNNNNNNNNNNNNNNNNNNNNNNNNNNNNNNNNNNNNNNNNNNNNNNNCTGACCCCGGTGTGCGGGGTTAGCGTGCCTGAGCGGCGTTCGGCGACCGAACGCCGAAGTCcgtccttccttccttccttcctgtgaTCTCAGCCCACCGCATAGGTACCGCCCGACGGGGGAGATTGTGAGGGTAGGGGATGTAGGGTCTAAGGAATGATTGTTTACCACGAGGGTGGTCAGACACCGGACCAGGCTACTAGAGGGTTGGTTGGTGCCTGTGCTCCTCTGCTCAAGAGGTGCTTGGGCAGTGCCTGCAGTGACACACTGTAACTTCTGGTCAGgctgggctgggtgggcttcctgggtcccttccagctgtGCATGGGATTGTGCTTTGGCTCTGGCATGAGCTGTTTGGTGACTGGAGGTAAACACGCttgtgagctgctctgctcacccTTTAGGTGTCGTTTGTGCCTACTGTCTGATGCATCGTACAGCCTTCCTGCAGCTGGtcacagctgctgccttcacTGAGCACTTATAGGTGTTCTTACGTGTACTTCTGTCTAAAATACAGAACCTATAACTTCAAGTGGCAGGTAGTTAAGCAGTTTCACTTATAGCTCAGCTGACCCTCAGGaaatgccccattcctggaggccaggctggatgtggctaTGGGCAGCctgtctggtggttggtgaccctgcgcATAgctggggggttgaaactagatgatcattgtggtccttttcaacccaggccattctatgattctgtgatcctatgattctagCATGGGTCTTCTGTAGTATTTTCATTTGGTGGATTCTTCTGAAATTGCTGGAtcttcattatttattaaagaCAGTTTAACAGTTAACGCTTGGCATACTCAGCCCTATTTTAGACAGAGatcttaagaaaacaaaaacaacatccaTAGGGTGAAGCTTAGAAGGTGAGCATTCTGAAAGATCAGCTTTCAGGAGGGCATGGAGTTCTGCCCAACCAATGCTGGTAATGTTTTATTCATGATCACAGGATTTCAGGGCAAAATAGGGCATCTGCAGCAATGTGGCTGTGGttgactttttgtttgtttgtttgcttctgctTAGGAGCTGCGAACAAagagttctgtttgttttagttGTGAAAGAGGAGTTTTCAGAAGGGGTGGCCATACAGTTCACGGTACATTAGAGCTAAATAGCTGAAACAGCTGGCTGTAACTGATCCAGGAAGAAGCTATCTGTAGCCATTTCTTTGGATTTTAAGACActtctaaagaagaaaatctctgcCGGCATTAGAGCTGACTTTATACAAACAGTTCAGAAGCTTCAGAAATTGTTAAACACTCTTGACTAATGAACAAAATGATATTTGATGTCTTATAATGCTGACTTCTAAGATTTGTTTAACTTATTCTGTCCTTGCAGGTGCATCCTTGCATATACGCAATAAAAATGGCAGAAGTGTCTCCTGACCCTTCTGAGAAACTGGTCGTCATCCACTCCAAAACTCACAAACATACCATTTTAGCTAACTTTgaagaacaaaggaagaaagattttctttgtgACATTACTCTAATAGTGGAGAATGTGCAGTTCAGAGCCCATAAAGCTTTGCTCGCTGCCAGCAGTGAATACTTTTCAATGATGTTTGTAGATGAGGGCGACATAGGGCAGTCGATTTACATGCTGGAAGGAATGGTTGCTGATGCCTTTGGAGCACTGCTGGAATTTATTTACACGGGTTATATCCATGCCACTGAGAAAAGCTCGGAACAGATTATAGCTACTGCACAGCTCCTGAAGGTGAATGATTTGCTGAGGGCCTACAATGAGTACCAGGTCAGCCGCCCCGGGGACACACTGCCAATCCCTTCCAACAGCAGCACCTCTGTAGCACTTACTGCAGGCGACAAGAAGAGTGAAGAGCTGCCCAAGCGTAAACGGGGGCGACCAAGGAAGATCAATATTGTCCAAGAGGAAAAACCAGGAACAAATTTTGCTGAAGATGTGCAGCTGAGGGAGAATAACTCCAtgcaaaataagcaaaattttatgaaaaaagaCATGGCAGCAGAAGGAATAGTTGTCAGCGAACAGGATCCAGCAAGGAAAGACGCAGAAGAAACAGAACCTGCTGGTGGATCAGAAGCTGCTGCCAATCTGTCAGCTGAGAAAGATGAGAATTGTGATCCCAGGTCGGAAGGAATGCAGAGTGCTCAGAGCCGTTACAGCAAACGTAGGCTAAGGAGGTCAATCAAACTAAAAGATTATAAACTTCTTGGTGAAGAGGACGAAAAAGGACTGGCAAAGAGAactgatggaaaaagaaaacgtACGGGTTCTGAGGCTCGTTGTAAAGACTGTGgcaaagtatttaaatataatcACTTTTTAGCTATTCATCAGAGAAGTCATACAGGTAAGCTGTGAGAGATTGTGTCTTTCAGTAGAGGATTTAGTGCTGTTGCACAATGTGAGCCACTTGTTGAAGTGTAGGCTGTTGTCTCTAGCAAGAGCTGCCCAGAAGAACGCACCAATCCAAACTGCTATGGTGTGTTTCTGAAACTCTGCTGTTTTATTCTTATCAACAGACTTTATAGCCTGATTGCACTTTAGGTAATCGTTTGTCTGTTCAAACTTTGAGTAATATGGCAATacttaaatgatttttattgCCACGtgaagcttttctctttcttttcattctccttATCACTTTTTGGAAGTCATTTTACGTAGATACTAGATTGCAATGAGTCTTACTATCGGCTTAGAATATTTAGTGAGAAGTAATGCATCTATGCTGACAAATCTGATTTTAGGAGAGCGCCCTTACAAGTGCAGTGAATGTGGCAAAGGCTTTTCCCAGAAGCATTCTCTTCAGGTCCATGAGCGGATGCACACGGGAGAGCGGCCATACACGTGCACTGTGTGCAATAAGGCTCTGACAACAAAGCATTCTCTTCTGGAACACATGAGCCTACATACAGGTAAATAttgcaaagcaaagctaaccccCTCTCCCTGCAAGAATATGCCTTTgtagaaaaagaagtatttctgcCCTTCCTCATGtatgctgattat
This genomic stretch from Meleagris gallopavo isolate NT-WF06-2002-E0010 breed Aviagen turkey brand Nicholas breeding stock chromosome 2, Turkey_5.1, whole genome shotgun sequence harbors:
- the ZBTB24 gene encoding zinc finger and BTB domain-containing protein 24 isoform X1 — its product is MAEVSPDPSEKLVVIHSKTHKHTILANFEEQRKKDFLCDITLIVENVQFRAHKALLAASSEYFSMMFVDEGDIGQSIYMLEGMVADAFGALLEFIYTGYIHATEKSSEQIIATAQLLKVNDLLRAYNEYQVSRPGDTLPIPSNSSTSVALTAGDKKSEELPKRKRGRPRKINIVQEEKPGTNFAEDVQLRENNSMQNKQNFMKKDMAAEGIVVSEQDPARKDAEETEPAGGSEAAANLSAEKDENCDPRSEGMQSAQSRYSKRRLRRSIKLKDYKLLGEEDEKGLAKRTDGKRKRTGSEARCKDCGKVFKYNHFLAIHQRSHTGERPYKCSECGKGFSQKHSLQVHERMHTGERPYTCTVCNKALTTKHSLLEHMSLHTGQKSFTCDQCGKYFSQKRQLKSHYRVHTGRSLPECNQCHRKFMDAAQLKKHLRTHTGEKPFTCEICGKSFTAKSSLQTHIRIHRGEKPYSCGICGKSFSDSSAKRRHCILHTGKKPFSCSECSLQFARLDNLKSHLKIHSKEKQFQEASTAPSTNTNSEEVRNILQLQQYQLATSGGQEIQLLVADAVHNINFMPSHNQGISIVAAESAPNMATGQATNLTLLAQPPQQLQNLLLSAQQEQVEQIQNISVMANQIETAQPEQMHVITLSKEALEHLHAHQGQNGEIHLAGSSHPD
- the ZBTB24 gene encoding zinc finger and BTB domain-containing protein 24 isoform X2 gives rise to the protein MAEVSPDPSEKLVVIHSKTHKHTILANFEEQRKKDFLCDITLIVENVQFRAHKALLAASSEYFSMMFVDEGDIGQSIYMLEGMVADAFGALLEFIYTGYIHATEKSSEQIIATAQLLKVNDLLRAYNEYQVSRPGDTLPIPSNSSTSVALTAGDKKSEELPKRKRGRPRKINIVQEEKPGTNFAEDVQLRENNSMQNKQNFMKKDMAAEGIVVSEQDPARKDAEETEPAGGSEAAANLSAEKDENCDPRSEGMQSAQSRYSKRRLRRSIKLKDYKLLGEEDEKGLAKRTDGKRKRTGSEARCKDCGKVFKYNHFLAIHQRSHTGERPYKCSECGKGFSQKHSLQVHERMHTGERPYTCTVCNKALTTKHSLLEHMSLHTGQKSFTCDQCGKYFSQKRQLKSHYRVHTGKCFNKDH